One window from the genome of Acuticoccus sp. I52.16.1 encodes:
- a CDS encoding indolepyruvate ferredoxin oxidoreductase family protein yields MVNRSVSLDDKYDLSKDHVFLSGTQALVRLCLAQVARDAAAGHRTAGYVTGYRGSPLGGLDQTFGKVRKLLGDSVLFQPGLNEDLAATAIWGSQRAALFGENKYDGVFGLWYGKGPGVDRSGDVFRHANLAGTAPLGGVLALLGDDHTCESSTTAHQSEFGLVNTLMPILSPAGVQDIVDYGLLGIAMSRFSGLWIGFKLVKDTVESTASIDGRTDRLDILRPAFEFAQSPNIANVGFDALGEEARLHDIKLPAAQAFARANRLNQVVMRGGPAARIGLVGTGKSWLDLLEALAALGIDEVAAANLGIRVMKVGMPWPIPREDIVDFADGLEQIIVVEEKRGLIEPQMKDALYGTANAPAIVGKHDETGRDLFRAPAALDANHVAREIGRRLADRGAEMVRAPLAELEALADRLKATTNITERKPYFCAGCPHSSSTVVPEGSKAGAGIGCHFMAIWMDRDTVGFTQMGGEGAQWVGEAPFSTRPHMFQNLGDGTYNHSGSLALRAAVAAGTNITYKILFNDAVAMTGGQTHDGGNLTPAAIAAQVRAEGVKEVAIVTDEPEKYAKIPLRDVTVDHRDEIMDVQKRLAATPGVTVMIYDQTCASEKRRRRKRGAFPDPDKRIVINERVCEGCGDCGVQSNCVAIQPVETAFGRKRQIDQSSCNKDFSCLKGFCPSFVTVHGAKLKATTVPDMPEDLPEPTRAPLTDAMGLLVTGVGGTGVVTVGAVIGMAAHIEGLGAGVIDMAGLAQKGGAVLSHIKIAPKPEDITTIRVGAGDAMAVLGCDIAVAGSAKVLAAIGEGAKVVVNTHEQFPGDFTRNIDFTLPSRRIVQALEARAETVAFDATDAATTLFGDAIASNMMVMGAAYQSGALPLSPASLEEAIRLNGAAVPMNLAAFRAGRLSVADPDRFAAMLAASAGTPLPHRVAPANADERVARNAESLTAYQDAAYAKRFTDRIDQVRAAARTAGIDSETLVDTVARQLYKMMAIKDEYEVARLYVDGGFAEQLKHQFAGYDSLEFHMAPPILSQTDGRTGRPAKRAFGPWMLKVLPYLAKWRRHRGTWLDVFGRTAERREERAMLARYEATVDHIAKTLTAERAEAAVALAGWVEAIKGYGPVRAENVEKALTRLPDLEAAYDDAPTRSRQAAE; encoded by the coding sequence ATTGTGAACCGTTCGGTCTCGCTGGACGATAAGTACGACCTCTCGAAGGATCACGTCTTCCTGTCCGGGACGCAGGCGCTGGTGCGTCTCTGCCTCGCCCAGGTCGCGCGCGACGCCGCCGCCGGGCACCGCACCGCGGGCTACGTCACCGGCTACCGCGGCTCGCCCCTCGGCGGCCTGGACCAGACCTTCGGCAAGGTCCGCAAGCTCCTCGGCGACAGCGTCCTCTTCCAGCCCGGCCTCAACGAGGACCTCGCCGCGACCGCCATCTGGGGCAGCCAGCGCGCCGCCCTCTTCGGCGAGAACAAGTACGACGGCGTCTTCGGCCTGTGGTACGGCAAGGGCCCCGGCGTCGACCGCTCGGGCGACGTCTTCCGCCACGCCAACCTCGCCGGCACGGCCCCGCTGGGCGGGGTCCTCGCCCTGCTGGGCGACGATCACACCTGCGAAAGCTCCACCACCGCCCACCAGTCCGAATTCGGCCTGGTCAACACGCTGATGCCGATCCTGTCGCCCGCCGGCGTGCAGGACATCGTCGACTACGGCCTCCTCGGCATCGCGATGAGCCGCTTCTCGGGCCTGTGGATCGGCTTCAAGCTGGTCAAGGACACGGTCGAGTCCACCGCCTCGATCGACGGCCGGACCGACCGGCTCGACATCCTCCGCCCCGCCTTCGAGTTCGCGCAGAGCCCCAATATCGCCAACGTCGGCTTCGACGCGCTCGGCGAAGAGGCCCGCCTGCACGACATCAAGCTCCCCGCCGCCCAGGCCTTCGCCCGCGCCAACCGGCTGAACCAGGTCGTCATGCGTGGCGGCCCCGCGGCGCGCATCGGCCTCGTCGGCACCGGCAAGAGCTGGCTCGACCTCCTGGAGGCACTGGCCGCCCTGGGGATCGACGAGGTGGCCGCCGCCAACCTCGGCATCCGCGTCATGAAGGTCGGCATGCCCTGGCCCATCCCGCGCGAGGACATCGTCGACTTCGCCGACGGGCTGGAGCAGATCATCGTCGTCGAGGAGAAGCGCGGCCTCATCGAGCCGCAAATGAAAGACGCGCTCTACGGCACCGCCAACGCCCCCGCCATCGTCGGCAAGCACGACGAGACCGGCCGCGATCTCTTCCGCGCCCCCGCCGCGCTGGACGCCAACCACGTCGCGCGCGAGATCGGCCGCCGCCTGGCGGACCGCGGCGCCGAGATGGTGCGCGCCCCGCTCGCCGAGCTGGAGGCGCTGGCCGACCGGCTGAAGGCCACCACCAACATCACCGAGCGCAAGCCGTACTTCTGCGCCGGCTGTCCGCACTCCTCGTCGACCGTGGTGCCGGAGGGGTCCAAGGCGGGCGCGGGCATCGGCTGCCACTTCATGGCCATCTGGATGGACCGTGACACCGTCGGCTTCACGCAGATGGGCGGCGAGGGCGCGCAGTGGGTCGGCGAGGCGCCCTTCTCCACCCGCCCGCACATGTTCCAGAACCTCGGCGACGGGACCTACAACCACTCCGGGTCGTTGGCGCTGCGTGCCGCCGTCGCCGCCGGCACCAACATCACCTACAAGATCCTCTTCAACGACGCGGTCGCCATGACCGGCGGCCAGACCCACGACGGCGGCAACCTCACCCCCGCCGCCATCGCCGCCCAGGTCCGCGCCGAGGGCGTCAAAGAGGTCGCCATCGTCACCGACGAGCCGGAGAAATACGCCAAGATCCCGCTGCGGGACGTCACCGTCGACCATCGCGACGAGATCATGGACGTGCAGAAGCGCCTCGCCGCGACGCCCGGCGTCACGGTGATGATCTACGACCAGACCTGCGCCTCGGAGAAGCGCCGCCGCCGCAAGCGCGGCGCCTTCCCCGATCCCGACAAGCGCATCGTCATCAACGAGCGCGTGTGCGAGGGCTGTGGCGACTGCGGCGTGCAGTCGAACTGCGTGGCGATCCAGCCGGTGGAGACCGCCTTCGGCCGCAAGCGCCAGATCGACCAGTCCTCCTGCAACAAGGACTTCTCCTGCCTCAAGGGCTTCTGCCCGTCCTTCGTCACCGTCCACGGCGCCAAGCTGAAGGCGACCACCGTGCCGGACATGCCCGAGGACCTCCCCGAGCCGACCCGCGCCCCGCTCACCGACGCGATGGGCCTGCTGGTGACCGGCGTCGGCGGCACCGGCGTCGTCACCGTGGGCGCCGTCATCGGCATGGCCGCCCACATCGAGGGGCTCGGCGCCGGCGTGATCGACATGGCGGGCCTCGCCCAGAAGGGCGGCGCGGTGCTCAGCCACATCAAGATCGCGCCCAAGCCGGAGGACATCACCACCATCCGCGTCGGCGCCGGCGACGCCATGGCGGTGCTGGGCTGCGACATCGCGGTCGCCGGCTCGGCCAAGGTGCTGGCGGCCATCGGCGAGGGCGCCAAGGTCGTCGTCAACACACACGAGCAGTTCCCGGGCGACTTCACCCGCAACATCGACTTCACGCTCCCCTCGCGCCGCATCGTCCAGGCGTTGGAGGCGCGGGCCGAGACCGTCGCCTTCGACGCCACCGACGCCGCGACCACGCTCTTCGGCGACGCCATCGCCTCCAACATGATGGTGATGGGGGCGGCCTATCAGTCCGGCGCGCTGCCGCTGTCGCCCGCCTCACTGGAAGAAGCGATCCGCCTCAACGGCGCCGCGGTGCCGATGAACCTCGCCGCCTTCCGCGCCGGCCGCCTGTCGGTCGCCGACCCGGACCGTTTCGCCGCGATGCTGGCGGCTTCCGCCGGCACCCCGTTGCCGCACCGCGTCGCCCCGGCCAACGCCGACGAGCGGGTCGCGCGCAACGCCGAGAGCCTCACCGCCTATCAGGACGCCGCCTACGCCAAGCGCTTCACAGACCGGATCGATCAGGTCCGCGCCGCAGCCAGGACCGCCGGGATCGACAGCGAGACCCTGGTCGATACCGTCGCGCGCCAGCTCTACAAGATGATGGCGATCAAGGACGAGTACGAGGTGGCGCGGCTCTACGTGGACGGCGGGTTCGCCGAGCAGCTGAAGCATCAGTTCGCCGGGTATGACAGCCTCGAATTCCACATGGCGCCGCCGATCCTGTCGCAGACCGACGGGCGCACGGGCCGCCCCGCCAAACGCGCGTTCGGGCCGTGGATGCTCAAGGTTCTGCCCTACCTCGCCAAATGGCGGCGCCACCGCGGCACTTGGCTCGACGTCTTCGGTCGCACCGCCGAGCGCCGCGAGGAGCGCGCCATGCTCGCCCGCTACGAGGCGACGGTCGACCACATCGCCAAAACGCTGACGGCCGAGCGAGCCGAGGCGGCCGTGGCACTGGCGGGCTGGGTCGAGGCGATCAAGGGCTACGGCCCGGTCCGCGCCGAGAACGTCGAGAAGGCCCTCACCCGCCTGCCGGATCTCGAGGCCGCCTACGACGACGCTCCCACCCGCTCCCGCCAGGCCGCCGAGTAG
- a CDS encoding ATP-binding protein, with translation MEGVSQVGRWLGRIFVPRTITAQFALLLVVALLVANVVALVVVGAERARVAREVRRGAQIERLAGIAAVMAEVPPHLRVGIAETTSSPFLRLHVDDAPDIPDTLENATARRVAARLSAEMGEAGFAPAVRVAAQDLPPRARLPRRDRSDGGAPRGRWHERRTEAGGEAAAPHGPVPWPGAERGRGGGRHGEGPGGWRFWPPEPVAVAIPFADGMWLNARLPVVDPGPPIGGRAVLMTLGFSLVCVLGVGISFTRRLTRPIRSLAAAAERAGEGDRSATAAVAGPAEVRRAAEAFNAMQRRIAQFDAERARTIAAVGHDLRTPITSLRIRAEMLEDEAREAMVRTLDEMRVMADGLLAYGRGEAHEEPRTLVDLAAMLQDQAGGGILYDGPPCLMIEGRPVALSRAFANLAENARRYGGGGRVRLIDRVAAIHVTVDDDGPGIPEDRLAEVLEPFVRLDASRSSETGGAGLGLSIARTVIRAHGGSLTLENRSEGGLRVTVTLPRDANARGGPEAVKADVARRTPAVRGKRSGGATARALLRRRERARDARQLAGRG, from the coding sequence ATGGAGGGGGTGTCGCAAGTCGGGCGGTGGCTGGGGCGCATCTTCGTGCCGCGCACGATCACCGCGCAATTCGCGCTGCTGCTGGTGGTGGCGCTGCTGGTGGCCAACGTTGTGGCGCTGGTGGTGGTCGGCGCCGAGCGGGCGCGGGTGGCGCGCGAGGTGCGCCGCGGCGCACAGATCGAGCGGCTCGCCGGCATCGCCGCGGTGATGGCGGAGGTGCCGCCGCACCTGCGCGTGGGGATCGCCGAGACGACGTCGTCGCCGTTCCTGCGCCTTCATGTGGACGATGCGCCCGATATTCCGGACACGCTGGAGAACGCCACCGCGCGGCGCGTCGCAGCCCGCCTTTCGGCCGAGATGGGGGAGGCCGGCTTCGCCCCCGCCGTGCGCGTCGCCGCGCAGGACCTGCCGCCGCGCGCGCGTCTCCCGCGCCGCGACCGTTCGGACGGCGGCGCGCCTCGCGGGCGCTGGCACGAGCGCCGGACCGAGGCAGGCGGCGAGGCGGCAGCGCCGCACGGGCCCGTTCCGTGGCCGGGCGCGGAACGCGGGCGCGGCGGTGGGCGGCACGGGGAGGGGCCGGGGGGCTGGCGCTTCTGGCCGCCGGAGCCGGTCGCCGTCGCGATCCCGTTCGCCGATGGGATGTGGCTGAACGCGCGCCTGCCGGTGGTCGATCCGGGACCGCCGATCGGTGGCCGCGCCGTGTTGATGACGCTGGGTTTTTCGCTGGTGTGCGTCTTGGGGGTCGGCATCTCGTTCACCCGCCGGCTGACGCGGCCGATCCGCTCGCTCGCCGCCGCCGCCGAGCGCGCCGGGGAGGGCGACCGCAGCGCCACCGCCGCGGTCGCCGGCCCGGCGGAGGTGCGCCGCGCGGCGGAGGCGTTCAACGCCATGCAGCGCCGCATCGCCCAGTTCGATGCCGAGCGTGCCCGGACCATCGCCGCCGTCGGCCACGACCTGCGCACGCCCATCACCTCGCTGCGGATCCGTGCCGAGATGCTGGAGGACGAGGCGCGTGAGGCGATGGTCCGCACGCTCGACGAGATGCGGGTGATGGCCGACGGCCTCCTCGCCTACGGTCGCGGCGAGGCGCACGAGGAGCCGCGCACGCTGGTCGACCTGGCGGCGATGCTGCAGGACCAGGCGGGGGGCGGCATCCTCTACGACGGTCCGCCCTGCCTGATGATCGAGGGGCGGCCGGTGGCGCTGTCGCGTGCGTTCGCCAACCTCGCCGAGAACGCGCGGCGCTATGGCGGGGGTGGGCGCGTGCGGCTGATCGATCGCGTCGCCGCCATCCACGTGACCGTGGACGACGACGGGCCGGGCATTCCCGAGGACCGCCTGGCCGAGGTGCTGGAGCCGTTCGTGCGGCTCGATGCCTCGCGCAGCAGCGAAACCGGCGGGGCGGGGCTGGGACTCTCGATCGCGCGGACCGTGATCCGCGCCCACGGCGGCAGCCTGACGCTGGAGAACCGCAGCGAGGGCGGTCTGCGGGTGACGGTGACGCTGCCGCGCGACGCCAACGCCCGCGGCGGACCGGAGGCGGTGAAGGCCGACGTGGCGCGCCGCACGCCCGCCGTGCGCGGCAAACGCTCCGGCGGCGCCACGGCGCGGGCGTTGCTGCGCCGCCGCGAGCGGGCCCGCGACGCGCGGCAACTGGCCGGGCGCGGATAG